In Synchiropus splendidus isolate RoL2022-P1 chromosome 11, RoL_Sspl_1.0, whole genome shotgun sequence, the DNA window CTACTACTGAAAATTATCAAACCATGTATGAACTGTAAAAACTATGCGCTCCTGACGGCTCAGAACACGCTAGTACCGGGCAGCTCTCGCAGTAAATAGAAGGGCTCATTCATGGCTCCTGGCTTCCGCAGAGCAGGCCCCTCATCCCCGAGCTGCGGTGGCATCTGCGCCGTCACTGAGACCTGGTTTGGCGGaagaggcggcggcggcttccCCGCTCCGAAAGCCAAAGAAGACGAACCGGCTGGTCCCTGAGTTTCGTTTTGACCGTACAGCGTTGAAAAAATCTCCGTCATATTTATCACAagttatgaaataaaataattcgCCGGAAAAGGAAGATTACAGCTGCGATGGCTTCTTCCGAGCGTCATTTGCTGTCcgctgtgacgtcactggcCGACTCGTTACCGTAATGGCAGACGTAAACACAGAAATTACCTTAACTGTAGGCTAAACGAGCACATTCGGCACATGGGttttcaaacttttattttctgacaGAGCACGAAAACACAAACGACGTACATATTTTTAACATCATTGATTAGAACACATTTCcaggatgaagagtggatgaGAGGCGTCCAAATTCGCTGACCGTCACCTGAAAGAAATTCGAAATTCCAATCAttaatgtttctttttgtatttattttatgaaattcAGAAATATGTTATCAAAACAATTTATTGAtcatataattttatttattttagtttaagaTACGATTACTAAGTGTGACTCCCTGCACAATCTTTCATCTTTCAAACATACTCGGTTGTTCCACTGTAATTCATTTTCCCACATCCTTTACCTTCCAGTCCTCAACAGCTGCAGCAATCTTTTGCTCAGTCTGAGTGATATTTTCTCTGCCAGCCCGAACCTTCTCCGCGATGGTGGCATTCTCTGCTTGGATCTTTTTCAACTCCTTTTGCAGGTAGGCCTCTTGTTTCTTATAGTAGGGTACCAGAAAACTACCCACGTCTTTTTCAGGAACGCCAGTAGGTCGCCTTTCAGAAGAGGAAAATGAGCACTTGGAGTTACTGTCGTGGAACTGCTGACCAAATACACGTGAAAAAGCATCATTATTTAAACCCACCATGCAGGCTCGGGATTGTTCCTGGCTTCACTCTCCAGTTTGTCCAGCGCATTCAGTTTGGACTCAAACCGGCCTTCCTCAATCATTCTGTTAATGTCCTCCTGTAGACACAAACAATGACTTGCCACTGCAGCCGGCTGCACGATGCATGTTTGTTATGTTGCATAAATCATATCAAAATCACGCACCTGTATTGCTTTTCTGAGTTCCTCAATAAATTCCTTATGAATGGACGCAACCAACTTAGGGTTATTTTTGTATAAGACACCAAACTTGCTGGCAAACTGCTCCCTAATGAAGAGACAAGAGAGACCGTTTATAAGGAGAAAAGACAGCAATATAACATTAAGAATCATCAACAGCAATGGTGAATGACAGTTATCCGCTGCCCTGTGTTGTTTCAGAGGCATGAGCCGACATTTCTTACCGGTGtatgttcaa includes these proteins:
- the si:dkey-6i22.5 gene encoding polyamine-modulated factor 1, encoding MEENAAPPRKEAENVGDSSTPQDGPPKESVAAPSAAGCGRFKLFEKILETSIEKFMCIAREQFASKFGVLYKNNPKLVASIHKEFIEELRKAIQEDINRMIEEGRFESKLNALDKLESEARNNPEPAWRPTGVPEKDVGSFLVPYYKKQEAYLQKELKKIQAENATIAEKVRAGRENITQTEQKIAAAVEDWKVTVSEFGRLSSTLHPGNVF